A genomic segment from Klebsiella africana encodes:
- the efp gene encoding elongation factor P, protein MATYYSNDFRAGLKIMLDGEPYAVEASEFVKPGKGQAFARVKLRRLLTGTRVEKTFKSTDSAEGADVVDMNLTYLYNDGEFWHFMNNETFEQLSADAKAIGDNAKWLLDQAECIVTLWNGQPIAVTPPNFVELEIVETDPGLKGDTAGTGGKPATLSTGAVVKVPLFVQIGEVIKVDTRSGEYVSRVK, encoded by the coding sequence ATGGCGACTTACTATAGCAACGATTTTCGTGCTGGTCTTAAAATCATGTTAGATGGCGAACCTTATGCGGTAGAAGCCAGCGAATTCGTTAAACCGGGTAAAGGCCAGGCGTTCGCGCGCGTTAAGCTGCGCCGCCTGCTGACCGGTACCCGCGTTGAGAAAACCTTCAAATCTACCGATTCCGCAGAAGGCGCGGACGTTGTCGATATGAACCTGACTTACCTGTACAACGATGGTGAGTTTTGGCACTTCATGAACAACGAAACCTTCGAGCAACTGTCTGCTGACGCGAAAGCGATCGGTGACAACGCTAAATGGCTGCTGGATCAGGCTGAGTGCATCGTGACCCTGTGGAACGGCCAGCCGATCGCGGTCACCCCGCCGAACTTCGTTGAGCTGGAAATCGTAGAAACCGATCCAGGCCTGAAAGGCGACACCGCGGGTACCGGCGGTAAACCAGCAACCCTGTCTACTGGCGCGGTGGTTAAAGTTCCGCTGTTCGTTCAGATTGGCGAAGTGATCAAAGTGGATACTCGCTCTGGCGAATACGTATCCCGCGTGAAGTAA
- the epmB gene encoding EF-P beta-lysylation protein EpmB, which yields MAHIVTLNTPSREDWITQLANVVTSPDELLRLLNVDADEKLLAGREARRLFPLRVPRAFIARMEKGNPNDPLLRQVLTAEEEFIVAPGYSTDPLEEQHSVVPGLLHKYRNRALLLVKGGCAVNCRYCFRRHFPYAENQGTRRNWQTAMDYIAAHPQLDEIIFSGGDPLMAKDHELDWLMTQLEAIPHVKRLRIHSRLPIVIPARITETLASRFQRSSLQVILVNHVNHANEIDGEFRAAMAMLRQAGVTLLNQSVLLRGVNDNAQTLADLSNALFDAGVMPYYLHVLDRVQGAAHFMVSDDEAREIMRELLTLISGYMVPKLAREIGGEPSKTPLDLGLKQR from the coding sequence ATGGCGCATATTGTAACCCTAAATACCCCATCCAGAGAAGATTGGATAACGCAACTTGCCAATGTTGTGACCAGTCCTGATGAACTGCTGCGTCTTTTAAATGTAGACGCTGATGAAAAACTACTGGCCGGACGCGAGGCCAGACGCCTGTTCCCGCTGCGCGTCCCGCGCGCGTTTATCGCCCGCATGGAGAAAGGCAACCCTAACGATCCGCTGCTTCGTCAGGTACTTACCGCCGAGGAAGAGTTTATCGTCGCCCCCGGCTACTCCACCGATCCGCTGGAAGAACAGCACAGCGTGGTGCCCGGTCTGTTGCACAAATATCGCAACCGAGCCCTGCTGCTGGTGAAAGGCGGTTGTGCAGTCAATTGCCGTTATTGTTTCCGCCGCCACTTCCCTTATGCCGAAAATCAGGGCACCAGGCGCAACTGGCAGACGGCGATGGACTACATCGCGGCGCATCCGCAGCTTGATGAAATCATCTTCTCCGGCGGCGACCCGCTGATGGCAAAGGACCATGAGCTTGACTGGCTGATGACCCAGCTGGAAGCTATTCCGCACGTTAAGCGCCTGCGTATTCACAGCCGCTTGCCGATTGTGATCCCGGCGCGCATCACCGAGACGCTGGCCAGCCGCTTCCAGCGTTCGTCGCTGCAGGTAATCCTGGTTAACCACGTCAACCACGCCAATGAAATTGACGGTGAGTTCCGCGCGGCGATGGCCATGCTGCGCCAGGCGGGCGTCACGTTGCTCAACCAGAGCGTGCTGCTGCGCGGGGTGAACGACAACGCGCAAACCCTGGCCGACCTCAGTAATGCGCTGTTCGACGCCGGGGTAATGCCCTACTACCTGCACGTGCTGGATCGGGTGCAAGGAGCGGCGCACTTCATGGTCAGCGATGATGAAGCCCGTGAAATCATGCGCGAACTATTGACCCTCATCTCCGGCTATATGGTGCCGAAGCTGGCGCGCGAGATCGGCGGGGAACCCAGCAAGACGCCGCTGGATTTAGGGCTGAAGCAGCGTTAG
- a CDS encoding winged helix-turn-helix domain-containing protein, whose protein sequence is MDEAVLFNGCIINQEIIFNANMNELRPLAGDGECISLNAPTARCLLLLLQNRGKVISRDEFLAAVWETRGVVVSQNTFYQNISLLRKSLVKAGLSEDIIITVRQKGFSVAPNTLVIPLSDEECENMNRARLTYYQNNKSADSISNDRQKFDPELTLPLPVNFPDQKDDVRENSVEGTEKVAERLHVTFKMPTWLILLIVVMIIINIIVLVVLRR, encoded by the coding sequence ATGGATGAAGCAGTATTATTTAATGGGTGTATAATTAATCAGGAGATTATATTTAATGCCAATATGAATGAGCTGCGGCCGCTTGCCGGGGACGGGGAGTGCATCAGCCTTAATGCGCCTACCGCCAGATGTTTGCTGCTGCTTTTGCAGAATCGCGGCAAAGTGATTTCACGGGATGAGTTCCTGGCGGCTGTATGGGAAACACGGGGGGTGGTCGTTTCGCAAAATACGTTCTATCAAAATATTTCTTTGCTGCGAAAATCGCTGGTAAAAGCCGGGCTATCTGAGGATATCATTATTACTGTCCGGCAAAAAGGCTTTAGCGTCGCCCCGAATACATTGGTCATTCCTCTTTCTGATGAAGAGTGCGAGAATATGAATCGGGCAAGATTAACGTATTACCAGAATAATAAAAGTGCTGATAGCATTTCTAATGACAGACAAAAATTTGATCCTGAATTAACGCTTCCACTACCCGTAAATTTTCCAGACCAGAAAGATGATGTACGAGAAAATAGCGTGGAGGGAACTGAGAAAGTAGCGGAACGATTACATGTTACCTTTAAAATGCCCACATGGTTAATTTTGCTGATTGTCGTGATGATAATCATCAATATCATCGTGCTGGTAGTGTTACGTCGGTAA
- a CDS encoding fimbrial protein yields MKKTIVAVMVAASAVLSAQAMATNTAQVTVLGEVSDAANSCVVTPTGTLNNGIVQLITVTTTEANAEAAGKLFKTQDFGFDVKDCAQGSTTPVTAVTVNVSGTSSSDATILDNTAANGAAGIGIGIQRVSDAHRVAFDGSDTMSESYSATNGTQLKYTTGYVRTNAATPVTEGPVKGVATFTIDYTL; encoded by the coding sequence ATGAAAAAGACAATCGTAGCTGTAATGGTCGCTGCATCTGCAGTACTGAGTGCTCAGGCAATGGCAACTAACACCGCTCAGGTAACTGTTCTGGGTGAAGTGTCAGACGCAGCTAACTCTTGCGTCGTGACTCCGACGGGTACCCTGAACAACGGTATCGTACAGCTGATCACTGTTACCACCACCGAAGCGAACGCTGAAGCGGCTGGTAAACTGTTCAAAACTCAGGACTTCGGTTTTGATGTTAAAGACTGTGCCCAAGGCAGCACTACACCGGTAACCGCTGTGACCGTAAATGTTAGTGGCACCTCCAGCAGCGATGCAACCATTCTGGACAACACCGCCGCTAACGGTGCAGCCGGTATCGGCATCGGTATCCAGCGCGTCAGCGATGCACATCGCGTAGCCTTCGACGGCTCCGACACTATGTCCGAAAGCTACTCTGCAACCAACGGTACTCAGCTGAAGTACACCACTGGTTATGTAAGAACTAACGCCGCGACTCCGGTTACCGAAGGTCCGGTTAAAGGTGTTGCGACCTTTACTATCGATTACACCCTCTAA
- a CDS encoding fimbrial biogenesis chaperone, with the protein MFRTLLNLTVSCALLLSSIAHAGIVVESTRYLYKEGAREITAQIENKDDIPYLIKSWVETPAGKAPSFMATPPLFRLEGKQQNTVRLFATGNVNAPTDRESMYYFNVMAIPPADDAKANNNTIQLAVRHRMRLVYRPKTLFDLSPNTEAKKLEWRKAGKKLTIKNPTPFFFYFNSIQLGGKEVKPEVNSVAPMTTKEVTLKENINASSITWKVVNDYGGAGSLYSSSL; encoded by the coding sequence ATGTTCAGGACCTTATTAAATCTCACCGTATCCTGTGCATTACTCCTCAGCAGTATTGCTCATGCCGGTATTGTCGTTGAATCCACCCGCTACCTCTATAAGGAAGGTGCGCGTGAAATTACCGCGCAAATCGAAAATAAAGATGATATTCCCTATCTGATTAAATCCTGGGTTGAAACGCCTGCAGGGAAAGCGCCTTCGTTTATGGCTACCCCACCGCTTTTTCGTCTCGAGGGGAAACAACAGAATACGGTTCGTCTGTTTGCCACCGGCAACGTTAATGCGCCGACCGACCGGGAATCCATGTACTATTTTAACGTGATGGCGATTCCTCCGGCAGATGATGCCAAAGCGAATAACAATACTATTCAACTGGCGGTTCGTCACCGCATGCGTCTGGTCTATCGTCCCAAAACACTTTTCGACCTCTCCCCTAATACGGAAGCGAAAAAGCTCGAATGGCGTAAGGCCGGCAAAAAGCTGACCATCAAAAATCCGACACCGTTTTTCTTTTATTTCAATAGTATCCAGCTTGGTGGAAAAGAAGTGAAGCCGGAAGTCAACTCCGTCGCCCCAATGACGACCAAAGAAGTGACGCTAAAAGAAAATATTAATGCCTCCAGCATTACCTGGAAAGTAGTCAATGATTATGGCGGAGCAGGGTCGCTCTATTCCTCATCGCTGTAA
- a CDS encoding fimbria/pilus outer membrane usher protein: protein MPNKNNGLFKLSTVFLAMLPALLSGLSNKAQARDFFDPSFISSLNGSDPSTTPDLSIFQTQNAQAPGDYRVDIMFNGRYLDTRTIKFVANNRASSDNREPALVPCLSLKALAEYGVRIKAFPELAEDQNGCANFSVIPDTKADFDFTAQRLNISIPQAALSTTAQGYIPPDQFDDGINALLVNYQFSGSNDMQANDEYYSLNLQSGLNVGPWRIRNLSTWNKNNSGAGDWDSAYLYMQRSIRSINSNLVMGESSSLNGIFDSVPFTGIQLATDTTMLPESMRGYAPIIRGIARTNARVIIKQNGYQVYQTYVAPGAFEITDMYPSGGSGDLYVTVEESDGSKQEFVVPFATLPVMVREDQLEYEITSGKYRPYDGGVDETPFTQATATYGVSSSLTLYGGMQAASRYQALSTGLGYNLGELGAASADVTQAWSKMKEDEKTSGQSWRVRYGKNILETGTNVTIAGYRYSTRGFHTLSEVLDSYSNDGNYTSRSLRNRTNLTVNQSLGKGLGSLSISGLIEDYWDDKRTNKSISVGYNGGFRNVNYYLGYSYNRYTWSGDNSGKDARDDQRITLTVTLPLSNWLPGTYTSYQLTNSNPGSTDQSVSIGGNALENDSLEWSLQQGYSNREYYSGDMRATYNGARGSVNAGYSYDRSSERIDYGANGSIVAHVDGITLGQDITDAAVLVKAPGLDNVRLTNDNTISTDYRGYAIVPYVTPYRRTDITLDSTTLGEDMELPETTKSVVPTRGAIVRANYDGNIGQRAFVHLKTASGQDVPYGAMVLLAGDSKSQPSIVSDAGMVYMSGLQQTGILNVQWGKSAAQQCNASFTLPAREGKATGISQIETVCR from the coding sequence ATGCCAAATAAGAATAATGGATTATTCAAACTATCCACCGTCTTTCTCGCAATGCTTCCGGCATTGCTTTCTGGTTTGAGTAATAAAGCGCAAGCACGTGACTTTTTCGATCCCTCATTCATTAGCTCATTGAATGGTAGCGATCCATCAACTACTCCCGATTTATCCATATTTCAGACTCAGAACGCGCAGGCGCCAGGAGATTATCGGGTCGATATTATGTTTAATGGCCGCTACCTGGACACCAGGACGATAAAGTTTGTCGCCAACAATCGCGCCAGCAGCGATAACCGCGAACCAGCTCTGGTTCCCTGCCTGAGTCTAAAAGCACTCGCGGAATATGGCGTAAGGATAAAAGCCTTTCCAGAGTTAGCCGAGGATCAAAACGGCTGTGCAAACTTTTCTGTCATTCCGGACACAAAAGCGGATTTTGACTTTACCGCGCAGCGCTTAAATATCTCTATTCCGCAGGCGGCCTTATCCACCACCGCGCAGGGATATATTCCACCGGATCAGTTTGATGACGGCATCAACGCGTTATTGGTGAACTATCAGTTCAGCGGCTCAAACGACATGCAGGCCAATGATGAATACTACAGTCTGAATCTGCAGTCCGGCCTCAACGTTGGCCCGTGGCGCATCCGTAACCTCAGCACCTGGAATAAAAACAACAGCGGTGCCGGGGACTGGGATTCCGCCTATCTCTATATGCAACGCAGCATCCGCTCCATCAACAGTAACCTTGTGATGGGTGAGAGTTCATCGCTCAACGGTATCTTCGACAGCGTGCCATTTACCGGTATTCAGCTGGCCACCGATACGACGATGTTGCCGGAAAGTATGCGCGGCTATGCGCCAATTATTCGCGGTATCGCCAGAACCAATGCCCGCGTCATCATTAAACAAAACGGCTATCAGGTATACCAGACCTATGTCGCTCCCGGGGCGTTTGAAATCACCGATATGTACCCGAGCGGCGGTAGCGGCGACCTTTACGTCACAGTGGAAGAATCCGACGGATCGAAACAAGAATTTGTCGTGCCGTTCGCCACCCTGCCGGTGATGGTCCGTGAGGATCAGCTGGAATATGAGATCACATCTGGTAAATATCGCCCGTACGATGGCGGCGTCGATGAAACGCCGTTTACCCAAGCCACCGCGACCTACGGCGTCTCCAGCAGCCTGACGCTATATGGCGGCATGCAGGCGGCTTCGCGATATCAGGCGCTGTCGACAGGGCTTGGCTATAACCTTGGTGAACTGGGCGCCGCCTCGGCAGACGTCACCCAGGCCTGGTCAAAAATGAAAGAGGATGAAAAGACCTCCGGACAGTCCTGGCGCGTTCGTTACGGGAAAAACATTCTTGAAACGGGTACAAACGTGACCATCGCCGGCTACCGCTACTCCACCCGCGGATTTCATACTCTCTCGGAGGTCCTGGATAGCTACTCTAATGACGGCAACTACACTTCGCGCTCGCTGCGCAACCGTACCAATTTGACAGTTAACCAAAGCCTGGGTAAAGGTCTCGGTAGCCTGTCGATAAGCGGATTAATCGAAGATTACTGGGATGATAAGCGTACCAACAAATCGATTAGCGTGGGCTATAACGGCGGCTTCCGCAATGTGAACTACTACCTCGGCTACAGCTATAACCGCTATACCTGGAGCGGAGATAACTCCGGGAAAGATGCGCGGGACGACCAGCGCATTACACTGACCGTAACGCTGCCGCTGAGCAATTGGCTGCCTGGCACCTACACCAGCTATCAATTAACCAACAGCAATCCGGGATCAACCGATCAGTCTGTATCCATCGGTGGTAACGCATTGGAAAACGACAGTCTGGAATGGAGCCTACAGCAAGGGTACAGCAACCGCGAATACTACAGCGGTGATATGCGGGCGACCTATAACGGTGCCCGCGGCAGCGTCAACGCTGGCTACAGCTATGATCGCAGCAGCGAGCGCATTGACTACGGCGCCAACGGCAGTATTGTTGCTCATGTCGATGGCATCACTCTGGGTCAGGACATCACCGACGCAGCGGTACTGGTTAAAGCACCGGGGCTGGATAACGTCAGACTGACTAACGACAACACCATTTCTACCGACTATCGCGGCTACGCTATCGTCCCATACGTTACGCCTTATCGTCGCACCGATATTACGCTCGACAGCACCACGCTTGGTGAAGATATGGAACTGCCGGAAACCACGAAGAGCGTTGTTCCGACGCGCGGTGCCATCGTGCGTGCTAATTATGACGGCAATATCGGCCAGAGGGCCTTTGTGCATCTGAAAACCGCCAGCGGTCAGGACGTGCCTTATGGCGCGATGGTTCTACTCGCCGGCGACAGCAAATCGCAGCCAAGTATCGTCAGCGACGCCGGTATGGTCTATATGTCCGGGTTGCAGCAGACCGGGATCCTTAACGTCCAGTGGGGCAAAAGCGCCGCGCAGCAGTGCAATGCTTCATTTACTTTACCGGCCAGGGAAGGTAAGGCGACCGGTATTAGTCAAATCGAAACGGTTTGCCGTTAG
- a CDS encoding fimbrial protein, which yields MKRIFILMTLLMLGSEATAKCTYDGNARRQGLTLSSVKIPTDTSIPVGTVLYSRKFGIGAYKTFTCNKNLNDQYIINIGAAVVPGVTGLQGGPVYETGIDGIGFQVSDLLRSKNGSLVAAEAGSTLVPISSSSENNYKFITVWLIKTKTVIDTSTKSSSNPSVSFSVGNIQTNPSASERLLYEATSITIKDINYRTTSCNISTPRSQVTLNRIEKTLLMSLARGAITPSQKTIAMNISCPNDSIGNTVTYWFNPIGGVSVSGNGIVDNMFTGSDAANNVGIIFKLSGSPVVFYDTDAYNYKINTSNDLNKTINLTADYYRQSDSSPDITLGFVKGMMEVVIQED from the coding sequence ATGAAAAGAATATTTATTCTAATGACATTACTAATGCTTGGTAGCGAGGCTACTGCTAAGTGTACGTATGATGGTAATGCTAGACGCCAGGGGTTAACGCTAAGTAGTGTAAAAATACCAACGGATACATCTATTCCGGTGGGCACGGTATTGTATAGCCGTAAGTTTGGTATCGGTGCATACAAAACTTTTACTTGTAATAAGAATCTAAATGACCAATATATTATTAACATCGGTGCTGCCGTCGTTCCAGGTGTCACCGGCCTTCAGGGGGGGCCGGTATATGAAACAGGAATCGATGGGATCGGTTTCCAGGTCTCAGATTTATTGCGCAGTAAGAACGGCTCTCTGGTTGCCGCCGAGGCGGGCTCAACGCTTGTTCCTATATCCAGTTCATCTGAGAATAATTATAAATTTATTACAGTATGGTTAATAAAAACTAAGACCGTAATTGATACTAGTACTAAGTCTTCTTCAAACCCCTCCGTATCCTTCTCCGTTGGAAATATACAAACCAACCCAAGCGCCAGCGAGAGATTATTATATGAAGCAACATCAATCACAATCAAAGACATTAACTATCGGACTACATCGTGTAATATTTCTACGCCACGTTCGCAAGTCACTCTGAATCGTATCGAAAAAACACTACTCATGTCTCTGGCTCGAGGTGCAATAACACCATCGCAAAAGACCATTGCCATGAACATTAGCTGTCCGAATGATTCTATAGGAAACACGGTCACCTATTGGTTTAACCCGATCGGCGGGGTTAGTGTTTCAGGTAATGGTATTGTTGACAATATGTTTACTGGCAGTGATGCTGCCAATAATGTAGGGATTATATTCAAACTATCAGGTAGCCCAGTGGTTTTCTATGACACTGACGCTTACAATTATAAAATAAATACCAGTAACGACCTCAATAAAACCATTAACCTGACAGCGGATTATTATCGACAAAGTGATAGCAGCCCCGATATTACATTGGGCTTTGTTAAAGGAATGATGGAAGTTGTGATTCAAGAAGACTAA
- a CDS encoding HlyD family secretion protein: MLSEIFRKEAIEYKKHHWKGKALLLSGAPAWLVTLLAFLFLVSLILSLIFFTFTQRIDVRGEIITLPHSVNVFAPQQGFVVNQYVKEGDIVKKGQTLYKLDVSRNTINGNVNLEQIEVINEKIANAQDIISKLSYNKSETLNALDKQIKTIKDSLVETNRMLTNAQTGLKKMHTNLSSYDKYLKDGMITKDQYNYQHSLYFQQQSTYQSLVSQKMQLESQLTQTNSDKVTKAADFDNQISSQNNQINDYKNQLVESNANGNIIIKATTDGKIESLAVTKGQMVENGSSLAQIKPTGDIEYYLILWLPNNTIPYVKPGDTVNIRYDAFPSDKFGQFPGKIVSISSVPASRQEMSEYTNVNNGTNQQELALYKAIIKIKDKTFSYNGKTLTLSNGLKAQAVVFLEERPLYMWMFTPFYKMTQSVSGPIDE; encoded by the coding sequence ATGCTATCGGAAATTTTTAGAAAAGAAGCCATTGAGTATAAAAAGCACCACTGGAAAGGAAAGGCATTGTTGTTATCAGGGGCCCCTGCATGGTTGGTTACTCTATTAGCATTCTTATTCCTTGTATCACTTATACTTTCACTCATATTTTTCACTTTTACTCAACGTATCGATGTGCGGGGTGAGATTATTACGCTTCCTCACTCAGTTAATGTCTTCGCACCACAGCAGGGTTTCGTTGTCAATCAGTACGTAAAAGAGGGAGATATTGTTAAAAAAGGGCAAACTCTCTATAAACTGGATGTTTCCCGGAATACCATTAATGGTAATGTCAACTTAGAACAGATTGAAGTCATCAATGAAAAAATAGCCAATGCACAGGATATTATCAGTAAACTTTCATATAATAAATCTGAAACTCTCAATGCACTGGACAAACAAATAAAGACCATCAAAGACTCACTGGTAGAAACTAATCGTATGCTGACAAATGCTCAAACGGGTCTAAAAAAAATGCACACCAATCTTTCTAGCTACGATAAATATCTGAAAGATGGTATGATTACCAAAGATCAATATAATTATCAACATTCATTATATTTCCAGCAACAAAGCACCTATCAATCTCTGGTAAGCCAAAAGATGCAGCTGGAATCCCAACTAACACAGACCAATAGCGATAAAGTCACTAAAGCAGCAGACTTTGACAATCAAATATCAAGCCAAAATAACCAAATTAACGATTATAAAAATCAGCTGGTGGAATCAAACGCTAATGGTAATATTATTATAAAAGCGACTACTGACGGAAAAATTGAGTCATTAGCCGTCACCAAAGGTCAAATGGTGGAAAACGGGAGCAGCCTTGCCCAGATTAAGCCAACAGGAGATATCGAGTACTACCTTATCCTTTGGTTGCCAAACAATACTATCCCTTATGTTAAACCTGGGGATACGGTAAATATTCGCTATGATGCATTTCCATCTGACAAATTCGGTCAGTTTCCAGGGAAAATTGTAAGTATATCTTCCGTTCCAGCATCTCGGCAGGAAATGTCAGAATATACTAACGTCAATAACGGTACGAATCAGCAGGAGCTCGCTCTCTACAAGGCCATTATTAAAATTAAAGATAAAACTTTTAGTTATAATGGGAAAACACTCACTTTATCTAATGGTTTAAAAGCCCAAGCTGTTGTATTCCTCGAAGAACGCCCGCTTTATATGTGGATGTTTACCCCTTTTTATAAAATGACACAAAGCGTAAGTGGTCCGATCGATGAATAA